From the genome of Nocardia mangyaensis:
CGGCGCGTCGCTGGTGCTCTCGCTGGTCTCGATCGTGCTCGGGCTGCTCGCCTCGTGGGCGGTGTTCGCCTGGATGATCGCGCGATTGCCGCGCGAGCCGGTCTCGCTGCGCAGCGCGGTGCGTGCGGCGGCGCTGGCGGCGATCGCGTTCGAGATCTTCAAGTTCGTCGCCGCGATCTACCTGCAGACGGTGCTGTCGAGCCCGGCCGGGGCCGCCTTCGGCTCGATCATCGGTCTGCTGGTATTCACCTACATCACCTACCGGATCCTGCTGTTCGCCACCGCGTGGGCGGCGACCTCCTCCGACAACGAACGTGTCGACATCGCGCCGCCGAACCCGGTGATCATCCAGCCGCGGGTGGTCGAGCACGGCATGTCGACCGGGGCGGGCGCCGCCTACTTCGGCGCCGGCGCGGTCGCGGCGCTGGCGCTGCTGCTGGTCGGCAAGCGCCGCTGACTCACCGGCCGCGCCGCGCGATCCGCCTGCCGAGCAGCAACAACACCACCACGAGCACCGGTGCGCCGATCAGCGTGGCCACCCGCGCGCCGTGGTGCGGCTGCTGCTCGGTCGCGGCCTGTGTGCCATCGGCGCGTGGCGGCGGCGAGGCCAGCGGCACGCTGGGTTGTACTGCCGCACCGCCGGTTTCGGGCAGCTTGCCGATCCGGGCGTCGGGGTCGAGGGCAAAGCCGTAGTCCAGCAGCCGGGCGGCCTGCTCCCACGGCCGGATCGGGCGCACATCGGCCTTGAGCAGGGTGACGACCAGGCGATGTCCGTCGCGCTCGGCGGCGGCGACGAAGGTCTGGCGGGCGTCGTCGGTGAAGCCGGTCTTGCCGCCGATCGCGCCCTCGTAGTTGTAGAGCAGCTGGTTGTCGTTGGCGATCGGATAGCCGGGGCGATCGGTGTCGCCGGGGATCTTCGGATCGGCCGGGTGGCCGGGGAAGTCGACCTGTTCGGTGTGGAGCAGCTCGGCGAACAGTGGGATGGTCATCGCCTCGCGGAACAGTACCGACAGGTCGTAGGCGGAGGTGCTCATGCCGGGGCCGTCGAGGCCGGAGGGGGTGGCGGCGCGAGTATCCATGGCGCGCAATGTCTTCGCCACCTCGTTCATCTTCGCCACGGCCGCCTTGTCGCCACCGAGCTGGGTGGCGACGGCGTGCGCGGCGTCGTTGCCCGAGGCCATGATCAGCGCTTCCAGGAGCTGGCGGTTGGTGTAGCGCCCGCCGGGGCCGATCCCGACCCTGGTGCCTTCGACGTCGGCGTCGGCCTGGGTGCCGATGACCACCTCGTCGAGGTCCAGGCTGCGCAGCGCGACGATGGCGAGGGCGACTTTGATGGTGCTGGCGGGCCGGTAGCGCCCGTGTGGGTCCTTGGCGGCGAGGACGCGGCCGGTGTCGAGGTCGGCGACCAGCCACGCGGTGGCCGAGATGTCGGCGGGTAGCGGTGGCGCGCCGTCGGTCAGCACGACGCCGCATTCGCCGAGGCGCTGACCGCCGATGGGCGGTGACGGTACCGGCAGCGCGGTGGGGGTCGGCTCGCCCGGCAGTGGCACCTCCGAGGTGTCGATCGGGGCGGGCGGTTGCGTGCGCTGCGCGCAGTCCTCGGTGTTCGGTGTGGTGAACGGCGGCGTGGTCGTCGTGCTCGATCCGCTGTCGGTGTCCGGGGCGGGAACGGCGGTGGCGGGAGCGACGGTGAGGGCGGCGACGGTGAGAGTGGCACCGAGCAAGCAGGCGGCGCGCACGCCGAGATCGCGGATCTTCATCGCCCATGAGGTTAGCGAACGGCCGCCCTACCGGCCCTGGTGGTCGATCAGATGCGAATACCGCAGCGCGGCAATGGGTGCAGCATCGACGAACTCGCTGCTGCCGACCCGCTCCCGGTCTCGCCGGCGGAATCGCCACAGGCCGGATGAGGCAGCGACCGCCCGGTCGATGCCGACAAGGTCGGCCACGCGCTTGTCTCGCCGCGGGCGGGCCTGTCGTTCTGCGACGGCCCGCCCTGACCACTACTTCGCCGTGTGCTGCACCGGGCAGCCGTGCGCCAGCGGACCGAGCAGCTGATTGTTGTCGTAGAAGTGCTCGAGCTCGACGATGCGCAGATCCTCGCTGACCCGGGCGATGGTGACGCCGTACATCTCGATCTGCTCACCGGTGGGCTGGTGGCCCTTGTACTCGCCCTCGTACCTGCCCCAGTGCCGCCAGCGGAAGCTGACGGTCGGCGGACCCGAGAGCACCTCGAGCACCTCCCAGAAGAAGCCGCCGGGGAAGGCGGTGTGGAAGATGTGGTGCGAGGACTCGAAGGTCTCGTTCGCCGACTCGTAGTACGGATTGTCGCCGATCAGGATGTTGTAGCTGCCGATCCGGGCGAACTCCTCGGCGTCCTGCCACACCCCGCCGTTGACCCGGCCGCGGTACTGCTCGGCCACCACCGACAGCCAGGTGGCCGGGTCTCCCTTGTGCGAGACCTCCATTTCGAAGACCTTCACCAGATCCTCGACGATCGCCTCCAGCGACCCGGGCGCGTGCTCGACGCTGCGCTCGCGCGGAATCACCTCGTGGCTCAGTTCGTAGTCGGGAACGTTGCCCCGCCATTCCGACGGCGCCGCCGCCGCGATCACGGCCTCCCTGCCCCGCAACCACAGCGGGGCTTCCGGCTCCGGGTTCTCGGCTTGCGTATCCGTCACGTCCACAGTCATCTTCGGTCTACCCGACCCCTTCGTAAAGCTCGTAGAACCGGTCGAAAGTAACAGTTGGATACCGCTTCGCGCGTGCCGGATCTCACCAAGTGAGAAGCTTCCGAATGGTGAACTGTGCTCTGTGGCAACGATTTACGGACGCGTCACCGAATCCCTGGCAAACCGGTCCGGTGTCTCGTCATCCATGGTCGCGAAGAATTCGCCGAGCACGTCGACGAGCTGATCCACCGAATCCGCGCAGAACAACACGGGCTGGTAGCGGGTGATGTCGTAGGTGATCGTGCCCATCGCGGCAACATCGAGCGGGCGTAGCCGGGCGTGCCGGAATTCATCGATCTCGCCGTAGGAGGAGAGCAATCCGGCGCCATAGCAACGGATCTCGTCGTCCTCACGGACCACACCGAATTCGAGGGAGAACCAGAACACGTCGGCCAGGAATTTCAGCGCGGTATCGGTGGTCAATCGGGCCACCGCGGCGCCGACCGTCGCGTAGAGCGCGGCGAAGCGCGGGCTCGCGATCTGGTTCGCGTGGCCGATGATCTCGTGGATCGCGTCGGGCTCGGGGGTGTAGAGCGGGGCGGAGTGGTGGCGGATGTACTGGGTGGAGTGGAAGGTGCGCTCGGCGAAGGAACCGAAGAACTCGCGGAGCCCGACGAGTCCGGCGGCCGGCACGTAGGTGAACCCGGTGAGCGGGGCGAGCAGCGCCGACACCTCGTCGAGTTGCGGGATGTGATCGCGCGGCAGGGCGAGTTCGGCGGCCGCCTCGCGTACCTCGCGACAGGCGTAGGTCTGGTGCTTGCGGGCCAGTTCGGCCGAGGCGATCCGCCACACCCGCTCTTCGTCGTCGGTGTAGTCGATGTGCGGAGCGGGTGCGCCGGGTGTGTAGTCGAGTGCCAGCGCGGCGATGGCGTTGCGGCGGGCTCGATAGTTCTCGTCGTGCACGCCGGGATGATCATCGCTCAGGTGAACGGTGACATCGCCGTCACGCTCGCGCGTCACCGGCGAATACAACTGTGCCTCGGTGAACATGTCTCCAGGCAAGCACCGCTGGATCGTCGCGACAACAACGACGCGCACAACTGCGCAAACTGCACAGTTCGGGTGCGGGCAGGCCCATGATTCCGACGGTCACCAGCGATTTCCACCCGCGTGCCAGCCGTTCGCCCTCGCCCACCCGGCCGGCCGCTGTGCGGACTTGCGAACGCCTGGGTTCGGTAACGACGCGGTGAATCGGCGCCCGCGCGCAACGCCCATGACGCAAGATTGCGTCCGTACGAAGGAGGACGTGTGCGAACCCTGCGGATAGATCTCGATCAGCACCTGCTGGCCGCTGCTGCCGACATCATGGGCACCACCGACAGCAACGCGACGATCAACGAGGCGCTTCGCCGCATCGTGGTGCACGAACGCCAGCTACGCAACCTCGAACGGTTGATGGCGGATTCGGTCTTCAGTCGCGAGCGGCCTGCGCGCGAAGACAGTCCCGCTGACCCGGATTCGGTCGTCACCGCCGACGCGGTGGCCGAGCGGTAGCTCGGTAGCTCGGCCGGTCCCGGCGGCGCGGGGTACGCCGGGACCGCGGGCCGATGCCACACCGCCGGATCTGTCGGTGCCCGCTGCGATGATCGACGTTCACCGATCCGCAGGGGGAACGATGTCGGTCCCGATCGCCAATCTGCCACTCGCTCAGCGCCCACGCGAGCGGCTGCTCATGCTCGGTCCGCACGCGCTGGCCGATGCCGAACTGCTCGCACTGCTGCTCGGGCAGGGCACGCGCGGGCAGTCCGCGCTGGAACTGGCCGCCGCGCTGCTCGGCGAGTACGGCGGTCTCGCCGACCTGGCCGCCGCGCGCCCGGAGGAGCTGGCCCGCAGGGCGGGTATCGGACCGGCCAAGGCCGCCACGGTGATCGCTGCCTTCCACCTCGGCACCCGCTCGCGCACCACCGAATCGGTGCCGCGGCTCACCGCGCCCGCCGACATCGCCCGTGTCGCGGTGCCCCTGTTCGCCGGCGCCCGCGTGGAACGGCTGCTCGTGCTGATCTGCGACACCCAGAACCGCCTGCGCCACCGGGCCTTCGTCGCCGAGGGCGCGATCGACCACGTCGCGGTCCCCGTCCGCGAGATCCTCAACACCGTCCTGCGCCACGACGGCCGAGCCTTCGCCGTCGCCCACAACCACCCTTCCGGTGACCCCGAACCCAGCCCCGACGACCGCCGAGCCAGCACCCTGCTCCACCAAGCCGCCCACACCGTCGGCCTCCGCTACCTCGACCACCTCGTCATCGCAGGCGAAACCTGGTCCACCGCCCCACCACTCACCTAGGCCGGGGCAGAATACAGTCGGGTCCAGACGGGGGAAGGGAAATCGATCTTGTTATCGGCTACACGAGGTTTCGGCACGTTTCTGATCTGCCTGATGGGCACAGGACTCTTCCTCGTCGGCCTCGGTGTCACGGGCTATGCGGCGGCGCTCCTCGTCGACCCGGACCTGTCCTGTCACCGAATCATCGGGTCGGACAATTGTGCGAGCGGAAGCTATCCACTGTCAGCAGCACAGCGTGACCAGGTCACCGCGTACGCGCGCATGTTGCTGTTGCTTGCCGTGTCTGTCGCCATCTGCTGTGTGGCTGTCGTGGCAGTCTCGGCACGCGTCTTGCGACGGATCGTGGCCGAGGAGGACACCGCGCCGGAGATCCCTGAGCGGCCGACGGTGGGCGACATCGCGATCGCGGTGATCGGGGTGGCGCTCGGTGCGCTCGCACTCGCCGGGGGCTTCGAGGCGCTGATGTCGAGTGTGCTGCCGACCTGTCAGGGTGTGGTGATGGAATCGGCGGCCACGTGCCCGACCACGGGAAGGTACGGCCTGGCCATCAGCGAAACCGCCGCGAAGATCCAGGGACGTAACCGCCTGCTGAGTACCTTTGGCCTCATGTTCGGCGTTCTGCTGACCGGTGCTGGACTGGCCTTCGGCTACAGCGTGATCGACGACATCAGGTCCCGCCGACGACACCGAGAAGTCCACGCCGCACCGCCGTCGGTGACCCTACCGCCACCACACTGGCCGTCGGCGCCGCCCTCGATGCGGCCGCACAGCTCTCCGGTCGCATCGCACCAGCCGTACCCCTACCCGCCACCGCCCCCTGGGATCGATCCCCGCGTTCCGCCGCGCGGCCCCCGGCCCTGAGCTCGAGTTCCTGACGATCCTCAGGCGTCGGGGTGGTGGTCGAAGCCCGCGGTGCGGGCGAGGTCGGCGAGCATGGCGTCGAACATGATCTCCGGGTCGGCCAGGGGGATGGGGTAGTTGCCGAAGACTTCGAGGGTGACGTGGCCGAAGAGGCGGGCCCAGGTCTGGACCATGAGGTAGGTGACGCTGAGGTCGAGTTTCTCGGCGGGGAACTTCTGGCCGGAGTCGGAGAGCATGGCGAGCAGGTCGGTCTGGAAGCGGATGAGGTCCGCGCGCAGGGCGGCGGGGATGGTGTCGCCGGGTGGGGTGGCGATGTCGAAACCGGCGAGCAGGCGGCCCGCGGCGGCGAGGAAGATGCGGCCGAAGGGTTCGTCGAAGCGGCCGATCATCGGGCGCTGACTGGCGGTGGGGGAGGCGAAGACCAGGGTGAATTCTCGGGGGTTGGCCAGCGCCCAGCGGCGGAAACCCCGGCAGATGGCCAGGAACTGGACCGCGCCGTCGTCGGGGAGCTGGTCGAGCTGCGCGGCGAGGAAGGCGGCCAGATCGGCGCAGAACTCCACGCGCAGCCGTTCCAGCAGGTCGTCGTGGGAGGCGTAGTGACGGTAGAGGGCGGGGGCGGTGACGCCGAGTTCGCGGGCGATGGCACGCAGGGTCACCGCGTCGGGGCCGTGCGCGGACAGCAGCGCCCGCGCGACGCGCCGAATATCGGCGTCGGACACCACCGGCGCCCGCCCCCGTGCCCGCTGTGGCTCCGTCACCCAGCCCTCCTCATTCGCCGCGGGCTCGAGCGTATTCGACTTCCCAGCGTTTGATGCCGTTCAGCCACCCGGTGCGCAGCCGGACCGGCTCGGCGACCTGGCGCAGATTGGGCATCGCGTCGGCGATGGCGTTGAACATCAGGTCGATCTCGAGGCGGGCCAGATTGGCGCCCACGCAGTAGTGGGTGCCGGTGCCGCCGAAGCCGACGTGCGGGTTCGGGTTGCGCAGCACGTCGAACCGGAACGGATCGGTGAAGGCGGTCTCGTCGAAATTGGCCGAGCTGTAGAACAGCCCGATCCGCTGCCCCTTCCTGATCTGCTGACCGCCGAGTTCGAGGTCGCGGGTGGCGGTGCGCTGGAACGCGGTCACCGGCGTCGCCCAGCGCACGATCTCGTCCGGCGCGGTGCGCGGGCGCTGTTCCTTGTAGAGCTCCCACTGCTCGGGGTTGTCGACGAAGGCCTTCATGCCGTGGGTGATCGAGTTGCGGGTGGTCTCGTTGCCCGCGACCGCGAGCAGGATGACGAAGAACGCGAACTCGTCCGAGCCGAGGTGCTCGCCGTCGACATCGGCGTTGACCAGTTGGGTGACGATGTCGGCGGCTGGACAGCCGCGCCGTTGCTCGGCCATGTTCCAGGCATAGCCCATCACCTCGGCGGTGGCGGTGTGGTGATTTCCCTCGAACTCCGGATCGTCGTAGGAGATCATCTGATTGGTCCAGTCGAAGATCTTCCTGCGGTCCTCTTGCGGCACCCCGAGCAGTTCGGCGATCGCCTGCAGCGGCAGTTCGACGGCCACCTGTTCGACGAAGTCACCGCGCCCGGACTTCTTGGCCTCGTGCACGATGCGCTCGGCGCGCTCGGTCAGCGCCGCGCGCAGGTTCTCCACCGCGCGCGGGGTGAACCCCTTCGACACGATGCGCCGAATCTTGGTGTGTTGCGGCGGATCCAGGTTCAGCATCAGCATGTTGCCGAGCATGTCGATCTGCTCGCGGGTGGTTTCCTCGTTGAATCGGATGATCGCGGTGTTCTCGTGCGAGGAGAAGTCTTCGGGGTTCTTCGAGATCTCCTTGATGTCGGCCAGTTTCGAGACCACCCAGTAGCCGCCGTCGTCGAATCCGCTGGCGCGATCCGGCTGGGCGCACCACCAGACCGGCGCGGTCTTGCGCAGCTCGGCGAACTCCTCGACGGGCAGGCGTTCCGCCAGCAGATCCGGGTCGGTGAAATCGAATCCTGCCGGGATGTTCGGGCTGATCACGGGTCTCTCCTCCGGTTCGTCACGCGGTGTTGCCCGCGTGATGTAGAACACGTTCCGAGACCATGAAAGCATGCCGAACCGTTTTATGAACAGTGTTTAGTAATACCTGTTAACAAACAGGTGTGGCCGGAATGGGAGCCGTCGGACGCACGGCTGGGCAAGATGGCAGCGTGGACCTGCCGTTCTTACGCGCCAACCCGCACCTGCTGCCGACCTTCCTCGCCCATCAGCGGCTGCGCACCACGCCGGTCTCGGGCGGCTCGATCAGCGTGGCCGAGCGGATCGGTCTCGACGACGGCACGCAGCTGTTCCTCAAGACCTGGCCGGGTGGATTGTCCGCGGCGCCGACGACCGAGGTCGCCGCCGCGCCGCCCGGTCTCTTCGCCGGGGAAGCCGACGGTCTGCGGTGGCTGCGCTCGGCCGGTGGGGTCGCGGTGCCGGAGGTGTACGCGGTCACCGAGGACCTGCTGCTGATGGAGTGGATCGAGCACGCCGAACCGACCCGCG
Proteins encoded in this window:
- a CDS encoding JAB domain-containing protein produces the protein MSVPIANLPLAQRPRERLLMLGPHALADAELLALLLGQGTRGQSALELAAALLGEYGGLADLAAARPEELARRAGIGPAKAATVIAAFHLGTRSRTTESVPRLTAPADIARVAVPLFAGARVERLLVLICDTQNRLRHRAFVAEGAIDHVAVPVREILNTVLRHDGRAFAVAHNHPSGDPEPSPDDRRASTLLHQAAHTVGLRYLDHLVIAGETWSTAPPLT
- a CDS encoding TetR/AcrR family transcriptional regulator is translated as MTEPQRARGRAPVVSDADIRRVARALLSAHGPDAVTLRAIARELGVTAPALYRHYASHDDLLERLRVEFCADLAAFLAAQLDQLPDDGAVQFLAICRGFRRWALANPREFTLVFASPTASQRPMIGRFDEPFGRIFLAAAGRLLAGFDIATPPGDTIPAALRADLIRFQTDLLAMLSDSGQKFPAEKLDLSVTYLMVQTWARLFGHVTLEVFGNYPIPLADPEIMFDAMLADLARTAGFDHHPDA
- a CDS encoding ester cyclase; protein product: MTDTQAENPEPEAPLWLRGREAVIAAAAPSEWRGNVPDYELSHEVIPRERSVEHAPGSLEAIVEDLVKVFEMEVSHKGDPATWLSVVAEQYRGRVNGGVWQDAEEFARIGSYNILIGDNPYYESANETFESSHHIFHTAFPGGFFWEVLEVLSGPPTVSFRWRHWGRYEGEYKGHQPTGEQIEMYGVTIARVSEDLRIVELEHFYDNNQLLGPLAHGCPVQHTAK
- a CDS encoding D-alanyl-D-alanine carboxypeptidase family protein is translated as MKIRDLGVRAACLLGATLTVAALTVAPATAVPAPDTDSGSSTTTTPPFTTPNTEDCAQRTQPPAPIDTSEVPLPGEPTPTALPVPSPPIGGQRLGECGVVLTDGAPPLPADISATAWLVADLDTGRVLAAKDPHGRYRPASTIKVALAIVALRSLDLDEVVIGTQADADVEGTRVGIGPGGRYTNRQLLEALIMASGNDAAHAVATQLGGDKAAVAKMNEVAKTLRAMDTRAATPSGLDGPGMSTSAYDLSVLFREAMTIPLFAELLHTEQVDFPGHPADPKIPGDTDRPGYPIANDNQLLYNYEGAIGGKTGFTDDARQTFVAAAERDGHRLVVTLLKADVRPIRPWEQAARLLDYGFALDPDARIGKLPETGGAAVQPSVPLASPPPRADGTQAATEQQPHHGARVATLIGAPVLVVVLLLLGRRIARRGR
- a CDS encoding cytochrome P450 is translated as MISPNIPAGFDFTDPDLLAERLPVEEFAELRKTAPVWWCAQPDRASGFDDGGYWVVSKLADIKEISKNPEDFSSHENTAIIRFNEETTREQIDMLGNMLMLNLDPPQHTKIRRIVSKGFTPRAVENLRAALTERAERIVHEAKKSGRGDFVEQVAVELPLQAIAELLGVPQEDRRKIFDWTNQMISYDDPEFEGNHHTATAEVMGYAWNMAEQRRGCPAADIVTQLVNADVDGEHLGSDEFAFFVILLAVAGNETTRNSITHGMKAFVDNPEQWELYKEQRPRTAPDEIVRWATPVTAFQRTATRDLELGGQQIRKGQRIGLFYSSANFDETAFTDPFRFDVLRNPNPHVGFGGTGTHYCVGANLARLEIDLMFNAIADAMPNLRQVAEPVRLRTGWLNGIKRWEVEYARARGE
- a CDS encoding phenylalanine 4-monooxygenase, whose translation is MFTEAQLYSPVTRERDGDVTVHLSDDHPGVHDENYRARRNAIAALALDYTPGAPAPHIDYTDDEERVWRIASAELARKHQTYACREVREAAAELALPRDHIPQLDEVSALLAPLTGFTYVPAAGLVGLREFFGSFAERTFHSTQYIRHHSAPLYTPEPDAIHEIIGHANQIASPRFAALYATVGAAVARLTTDTALKFLADVFWFSLEFGVVREDDEIRCYGAGLLSSYGEIDEFRHARLRPLDVAAMGTITYDITRYQPVLFCADSVDQLVDVLGEFFATMDDETPDRFARDSVTRP
- a CDS encoding type II toxin-antitoxin system VapB family antitoxin, translated to MRTLRIDLDQHLLAAAADIMGTTDSNATINEALRRIVVHERQLRNLERLMADSVFSRERPAREDSPADPDSVVTADAVAER